From Arachis stenosperma cultivar V10309 chromosome 2, arast.V10309.gnm1.PFL2, whole genome shotgun sequence, one genomic window encodes:
- the LOC130962498 gene encoding uncharacterized protein LOC130962498 → MASHSPTRFCFFLIVLCAVFILGANGASPSHSHNAAPAPAVDCFSLVLTMADCLSFVTNGSTTTKPEGNCCSGLKSVLKTAPQCLCEAFKSSAQFGVVLNVTKALALPAACKVSAPSASNCGLSETPAAAPVYLTGLLMESLESTSTFGGSRWKKKQQLRFTSQKPFKLRTEERGKVKEEEFVKKIHEMMTEEEKQRIPIAQGLPWTTDEPECLVKPPVKEITQPIDLQLHSDVRAMDRAEFDHQVAEKLSLIEQYKLEKERQQKVFLSLSFDEDLGM, encoded by the exons ATGGCATCACACTCACCAACCCGTTTCTGTTTCTTTCTCATTGTTCTCTGTGCAGTCTTCATCTTGGGAGCTAACGGAGCCTCACCGTCCCACTCGCACAACGCTGCCCCAGCCCCCGCCGTGGATTGCTTCTCCCTGGTTCTAACCATGGCGGATTGCTTGTCCTTCGTCACCAATggcagcaccaccaccaagccGGAAGGTAACTGCTGCTCCGGGCTCAAATCGGTTCTGAAAACGGCGCCTCAGTGTCTGTGTGAAGCCTTCAAGAGCAGCGCTCAGTTCGGCGTCGTTCTCAATGTCACCAAGGCCCTCGCTCTCCCCGCTGCATGCAAAGTCTCCGCCCCTTCCGCTTCCAACTGTGGAT TGTCTGAAACACCTGCCGCCGCTCCTG TGTATCTAACAGGACTTCTAATGGAG AGTTTGGAATCAACTAGCACCTTTGGGGGAAGCAGGtggaagaagaagcagcagctgAGATTCACCAGCCAAAAACCATTCAAGCTAAGAACTGAG GAAAGGGGGAAGGTGAAAGAGGAAGAATTTGTGAAGAAGATACATGAAATGATGACAGAGGAAGAGAAGCAAAGGATACCAATAGCCCAAGGGCTTCCATGGACAACAGATGAACCTGAG TGTTTGGTAAAGCCTCCTGTCAAAGAAATCACACAGCCGATTGACCTGCAGCTTCACAGTGATGTGCGGGCAATGGATCGTGCTGAGTTTGATCATCAG GTTGCAGAAAAATTGAGTTTGATAGAGCAGTACAAATTGGAGAAGGAGAGGCAACAAAAG GTATTTTTGTCTCTTTCATTTGATGAAGATCTTGGGATGTAA